Proteins encoded together in one Planctopirus ephydatiae window:
- a CDS encoding RidA family protein, with protein sequence MTQFTGIDQRLHELGLVLPPPPQPGGVYAPVVIVDRWLYVSGQGPRLADGSLIVGKVGVDLFETEAYSAARAVGLTMLSTLRHELGSLNRIERLVKTLGMVNCVSEFTNHPQVINGFSNLMVEIFGEVAGKGARSAVGMGSLPSNIPVEVEAVFLLKP encoded by the coding sequence ATGACTCAATTTACCGGGATAGATCAGCGTCTGCATGAGTTGGGGCTGGTCTTGCCGCCTCCACCACAGCCGGGCGGAGTTTATGCGCCCGTCGTGATTGTGGATCGCTGGCTGTATGTCTCGGGGCAGGGGCCCAGGCTGGCTGATGGTTCGCTGATTGTTGGGAAGGTGGGTGTCGATCTGTTCGAGACAGAAGCCTACTCTGCGGCTCGTGCTGTCGGTCTGACGATGCTTTCCACTTTGAGGCACGAACTGGGGTCTCTCAATCGGATTGAGCGACTGGTGAAAACTCTCGGGATGGTTAACTGCGTCTCGGAATTTACCAATCATCCCCAGGTGATCAATGGCTTCAGTAACCTGATGGTCGAGATTTTTGGCGAAGTGGCAGGCAAAGGGGCACGCAGTGCGGTGGGTATGGGTTCACTTCCCAGCAATATTCCGGTGGAAGTCGAAGCGGTGTTTCTATTGAAGCCGTAG
- a CDS encoding tetratricopeptide repeat protein, producing the protein MTATGIDELSLYLWSLLAGLPLAYALVLAVPSRPESQFRLKSLWYVGCCGLLALILIEWLGLPQSWFLIILGPAAGCLLAVAILWLNSRFVRSMPSESRLSVSKTKVSVFPSAFSERLSILMAVVLSVVLPWQITTQRVRTWADLAVTRMHEGRFVAVYDLLDRIDQLSGPKTAATVLPEMSRRQLETQIRQMIQSVGRIEITKVEGQLQKVRLLLGLDEFELAEEVLAKIFRDLPESFEAYELAGLMYQFKERWSLSETSFLRALELVRQRDVRGESGNQRVANDARLWSGAAYAARKRGAYDHAENYYLKALEAGRGSDKARIHYVFAQFLEESQQALKAAEHARQAALLEPALYQVSAQELLQRLRTAHLGCFLLPRRLAGDQAVLKKKMSPVANKDD; encoded by the coding sequence GTGACAGCAACCGGGATTGATGAACTCAGTTTGTATCTATGGAGTCTCCTCGCGGGTCTACCTTTGGCTTATGCACTCGTCTTGGCAGTTCCCAGCAGGCCAGAAAGTCAATTCCGTTTGAAAAGTCTGTGGTACGTGGGATGCTGCGGTCTGCTTGCGCTGATACTCATCGAATGGCTGGGCCTGCCGCAAAGTTGGTTCTTGATCATCCTCGGGCCTGCGGCGGGGTGTTTACTGGCTGTCGCCATTCTTTGGTTGAACTCGAGGTTTGTGCGATCGATGCCCAGCGAGTCGAGACTGTCGGTATCGAAGACAAAGGTGTCGGTCTTTCCTAGCGCTTTTTCAGAGCGATTGAGCATTCTCATGGCGGTGGTGCTTTCTGTCGTATTGCCATGGCAGATAACGACGCAGCGAGTACGCACTTGGGCCGATCTGGCAGTCACCCGCATGCATGAGGGCCGTTTTGTCGCGGTCTACGATCTGCTCGATCGTATCGATCAGCTCTCCGGCCCGAAGACAGCGGCTACAGTCTTGCCAGAAATGTCGAGACGGCAACTGGAAACCCAGATTCGCCAGATGATCCAGTCTGTTGGTCGTATCGAGATCACGAAGGTTGAAGGTCAGCTTCAGAAAGTCAGGTTACTGCTCGGACTGGATGAGTTCGAGCTGGCTGAAGAAGTGCTGGCGAAGATCTTTCGTGACCTTCCGGAATCTTTCGAGGCCTATGAACTGGCAGGTCTCATGTATCAGTTCAAGGAACGTTGGTCGCTGAGTGAGACAAGTTTTCTACGAGCCCTGGAACTTGTGCGACAACGAGACGTCCGAGGAGAGTCAGGCAATCAGAGGGTCGCAAACGATGCCCGGTTATGGTCAGGAGCAGCGTATGCCGCCCGAAAGCGGGGCGCCTATGACCATGCTGAAAACTACTATCTGAAAGCTCTAGAGGCTGGGCGAGGATCTGACAAAGCCAGGATCCATTATGTGTTTGCCCAGTTTCTGGAGGAATCTCAGCAAGCGTTAAAGGCCGCCGAGCATGCCCGGCAGGCAGCGCTGCTGGAACCAGCCCTCTATCAGGTTTCTGCTCAAGAACTTCTTCAGCGATTACGGACAGCACACCTGGGATGTTTTTTGCTGCCGCGACGTTTAGCTGGCGATCAAGCTGTTCTAAAAAAGAAGATGTCGCCAGTGGCCAATAAAGACGACTGA
- a CDS encoding DUF1559 domain-containing protein, which yields MMIVKQNRNTNQPRRPGFTLIELLVVIAIIAILIALLLPAVQQAREAARRSECKNNLKQMLLGLHNYHDQHSVFPPGGIGPACAGNPPVNLSGIQECATSPSRSVGINWALQILPMVDQGPLWGEVKRIVDANGDPLDAMNNVFGHYSPSMFRCPSHPWDNRANVAFRALENMSRGNYAASYGNGTLLQSMTVNANRGAFTINSRISARDFTDGMSNSIALGEVVYIVGNTADARGAWVYPGMGASAFSTGRGPNDRNADILASCTNTTNEPCTAVSPTNDHGPTIAAPRSYHTGGVHVGMADGAIRFISENIDRTVFSNLGTIAGGEIIGEF from the coding sequence ATGATGATCGTGAAACAGAACCGGAACACCAACCAGCCGCGTAGGCCAGGTTTTACGCTGATTGAGTTGCTGGTGGTGATTGCCATTATTGCGATCTTGATTGCCCTGTTGCTTCCCGCTGTTCAGCAGGCCCGTGAAGCAGCCCGTCGCAGTGAGTGCAAGAATAACCTCAAGCAGATGCTGCTCGGTCTGCACAACTACCACGATCAGCATTCGGTCTTTCCACCAGGTGGCATTGGTCCGGCTTGTGCTGGCAATCCACCAGTCAATCTTTCGGGAATCCAGGAATGCGCGACAAGTCCCAGCCGAAGCGTAGGAATTAACTGGGCTCTGCAGATCCTGCCCATGGTTGATCAAGGCCCACTCTGGGGTGAGGTCAAGCGAATCGTGGATGCTAATGGGGATCCGCTCGATGCCATGAACAACGTGTTCGGGCATTACAGCCCATCAATGTTCCGTTGCCCCAGTCATCCGTGGGACAACCGGGCGAATGTCGCGTTTCGTGCACTCGAGAACATGTCTCGCGGAAATTATGCGGCGAGTTACGGGAATGGCACTTTGTTGCAGTCGATGACGGTGAATGCCAACAGGGGCGCCTTCACCATCAACTCACGCATCTCGGCCAGAGACTTTACCGATGGGATGTCAAACAGCATTGCCTTGGGCGAAGTCGTCTACATTGTTGGTAACACAGCAGATGCCCGCGGTGCCTGGGTCTATCCGGGGATGGGTGCTTCAGCCTTCAGCACAGGCCGCGGCCCGAATGACCGTAATGCCGACATTCTGGCCAGTTGCACGAATACGACCAATGAGCCCTGTACGGCTGTGTCGCCCACTAATGACCACGGCCCGACCATAGCCGCTCCGCGCAGCTATCACACCGGTGGCGTGCATGTGGGGATGGCTGATGGCGCGATCCGCTTTATCTCGGAAAACATCGATCGCACGGTGTTCTCGAATCTGGGGACCATCGCCGGCGGTGAAATCATCGGTGAGTTTTAA
- a CDS encoding MOSC domain-containing protein: MRTIAELMQIVPQTGTIRWMGLSSARRSNIVAVEEVLAIAGYGLEGDHHAKRRPDTKRQVTLIQAEHLVAVAGLMQMERLDPALVRRNLVVSGINLLALKGQTFQVGEAIFEGTGSCDPCSRMEENLGPGGYNAMRGHGGLTAKVRTGGKIRLGDEVRLLQTGHLMP, from the coding sequence ATGCGCACAATTGCCGAGCTCATGCAGATTGTTCCACAAACAGGGACGATTCGCTGGATGGGACTCAGTTCCGCACGGCGGTCGAACATTGTGGCTGTCGAAGAAGTTCTGGCGATCGCGGGTTATGGCCTGGAAGGCGATCATCATGCCAAGCGGCGTCCCGACACCAAACGGCAAGTCACGCTGATTCAGGCCGAGCATCTTGTTGCTGTAGCTGGTCTGATGCAGATGGAAAGGCTTGATCCGGCACTTGTTCGCCGCAATCTTGTGGTCTCGGGGATCAATCTGCTGGCTCTGAAAGGACAAACCTTTCAAGTGGGAGAAGCCATTTTCGAAGGGACTGGCTCATGCGATCCTTGTTCACGTATGGAAGAAAACCTGGGCCCGGGAGGCTATAACGCCATGAGAGGACATGGCGGTTTGACGGCCAAAGTCCGCACTGGTGGAAAAATTCGACTTGGTGACGAGGTTCGACTGCTGCAGACAGGGCACCTGATGCCGTAG
- a CDS encoding NAD(P)H-hydrate epimerase produces MEICPFVRLLDWRTLKAADCLTAGQSREVDRFAIEELGISSLVLMENAARSVCDWFSQHVQTSSGEETSFVVRVVCGRGNNGGDGFAIARLLWTMGYAVEIFATHPEAELSPDARVNAALARKLGIPWRELREFGEAAASAQAEDWIVDALLGTGQSRPLSGELAELVQVMNASASRRLAVDLPTGFSADAGPGLENPLTDEPHDLAGLCVRADVTITFVTPKIGMLHSVAREYLGETFVASIGLPEKLLREAVSLQ; encoded by the coding sequence ATGGAAATCTGCCCATTTGTTCGCCTTTTGGACTGGAGAACATTGAAGGCGGCTGACTGCCTGACTGCCGGGCAGAGCCGGGAGGTAGATCGTTTTGCCATTGAAGAATTGGGCATCAGCAGCCTGGTGTTGATGGAAAATGCGGCTCGATCCGTCTGTGATTGGTTCAGCCAGCACGTTCAGACTTCGTCAGGCGAAGAGACATCGTTCGTCGTGCGTGTGGTCTGCGGGCGCGGAAATAATGGTGGAGATGGATTCGCGATCGCGAGACTCTTATGGACCATGGGCTATGCTGTGGAGATTTTTGCGACGCATCCGGAGGCTGAGCTTTCACCGGATGCCCGTGTGAATGCGGCTCTCGCGAGGAAACTGGGAATTCCCTGGCGGGAGCTGCGTGAGTTTGGCGAGGCTGCTGCGAGCGCCCAGGCTGAGGACTGGATTGTGGATGCACTTCTGGGGACGGGGCAAAGCCGTCCTTTGAGTGGAGAGTTGGCCGAACTGGTGCAGGTGATGAATGCCAGCGCGTCGCGAAGGCTGGCGGTCGATCTTCCCACAGGTTTTTCGGCAGATGCAGGCCCAGGTTTGGAAAATCCGTTGACTGATGAGCCGCATGATCTTGCAGGGCTGTGTGTGCGTGCGGATGTGACCATCACGTTTGTGACGCCGAAAATAGGAATGTTGCATTCCGTGGCGCGAGAATATCTGGGGGAGACATTTGTGGCGTCGATTGGACTGCCTGAGAAATTGCTGCGAGAGGCTGTTTCTTTGCAGTGA
- a CDS encoding alpha/beta hydrolase: MARRSVARQVARFGILRVTTVIAGSLLALVNLGSAFAAEPKIVLPLWPEGSAQVAPLPQPEGLAAPLTAGRQVPRLQNVANPTLAVYEPPVDIKNGTAVIVCPGGGYSILAIEHEGTAVCEWLNTLGVTAILLKYRVPARKDQPNWKAPLEDGQRAIELVRANAKEWGLNPERIGILGFSAGGHLAALASTRFETPEFADAKATTEKANIRPDFTILVYPAYMTKGKELSELLPVTSKTPTAFMAHAFNDPVTCESSLFYATALKKANVPFDLHIYSKGGHGFGMFPDAGAAATWPARCEDWLRASGLIPEKPLAPNPKK, from the coding sequence GTGGCTCGACGCTCTGTGGCTCGACAGGTCGCCCGCTTTGGCATTTTGAGAGTCACCACTGTGATTGCGGGGAGTCTGCTGGCGCTGGTGAATCTGGGGAGTGCCTTTGCTGCTGAACCGAAAATTGTACTTCCGCTGTGGCCCGAAGGTTCGGCTCAAGTAGCCCCTTTACCACAGCCTGAAGGGCTGGCGGCACCTCTGACTGCCGGTCGACAAGTCCCGAGGCTGCAAAATGTGGCTAACCCGACTCTTGCCGTTTATGAGCCGCCAGTCGATATCAAAAATGGGACAGCGGTCATTGTCTGTCCGGGTGGTGGGTACAGCATTCTCGCGATTGAGCACGAAGGGACGGCCGTTTGTGAGTGGCTGAATACACTGGGTGTGACTGCCATTCTTCTCAAATATCGAGTCCCGGCCCGTAAGGATCAGCCGAACTGGAAAGCTCCCCTCGAAGATGGGCAGAGAGCGATTGAACTGGTGCGGGCGAATGCCAAAGAGTGGGGATTGAATCCGGAACGGATCGGCATCCTCGGTTTTTCAGCAGGGGGGCATCTGGCAGCACTGGCCAGCACTCGCTTTGAAACACCGGAGTTTGCGGACGCCAAGGCCACGACAGAGAAGGCGAACATTCGGCCCGATTTTACAATTCTGGTCTATCCTGCTTATATGACCAAAGGAAAAGAACTTTCGGAACTGCTGCCGGTCACTTCGAAGACGCCAACGGCCTTTATGGCTCATGCTTTTAATGATCCCGTGACGTGTGAAAGCAGCCTGTTCTATGCGACAGCGCTTAAGAAGGCGAATGTTCCTTTTGACCTGCATATCTATTCTAAAGGTGGGCATGGATTCGGGATGTTCCCGGATGCTGGTGCTGCCGCTACCTGGCCTGCTCGCTGCGAAGACTGGTTACGAGCTTCGGGTTTGATTCCCGAGAAGCCCCTGGCACCTAACCCGAAGAAGTAA
- a CDS encoding class I SAM-dependent methyltransferase produces the protein MLTRVLEPEVMDTPEEARAYDEMDFSAVNAAFVADLVAALTPADLQLPRDATTPEFTPALPTSLPPTVLDVGTGTARIPLEFCLQVDWGHVLAVDLSPAMLEIAQENIHASSYRDRITLRQTTTTPLVAEGARFQIVMSNSLVHHVADASQLLHELAMLVTPGGVLFVRDLLRPETSAAIEELVNTHAGQDTPRQQQLFRQSLAASLSLKEVEAIARELPIETTVTKNSDRHWTLVGKAR, from the coding sequence ATGTTGACCAGAGTTCTTGAACCCGAAGTCATGGATACGCCCGAAGAGGCCCGCGCCTACGACGAGATGGATTTCTCCGCTGTCAACGCGGCTTTTGTCGCTGACCTGGTGGCAGCATTGACTCCTGCCGATCTTCAGTTACCCCGGGACGCCACCACGCCTGAGTTCACGCCCGCTTTGCCAACGAGCCTTCCACCGACAGTCCTCGACGTGGGCACCGGCACTGCCAGAATCCCTCTCGAGTTCTGCCTGCAGGTGGACTGGGGCCATGTTCTGGCTGTTGATCTTTCACCCGCCATGCTCGAAATCGCTCAGGAAAATATCCACGCTTCCAGCTATCGGGATCGCATCACGTTAAGGCAAACCACCACCACACCACTTGTGGCAGAAGGTGCCAGGTTTCAGATTGTGATGTCCAACAGCCTCGTTCATCATGTGGCAGACGCCTCTCAGCTGCTCCACGAATTAGCCATGCTCGTGACCCCGGGTGGCGTGCTGTTTGTCCGTGATCTCCTGAGGCCAGAGACCTCAGCAGCGATTGAAGAACTCGTGAATACTCATGCGGGCCAGGATACCCCGCGCCAGCAGCAGTTGTTCCGGCAGTCTCTGGCGGCCTCACTCAGCCTGAAAGAAGTCGAGGCGATTGCCAGAGAGCTTCCGATCGAAACAACTGTCACAAAAAACAGCGATCGCCACTGGACACTGGTCGGCAAAGCCCGTTGA
- a CDS encoding sirohydrochlorin chelatase: MQSLPTGGESTAVLLIAHGSRRPEANADLLQIAEGLRVAGHAGPIACGYLELAEPDIPTAARSCLVPGINRLLMLPYFLSAGVHVSADLEEFRQQLSEEFPQVEFVLCPHLGLHPLMIQIVQDRLSEGLARV; this comes from the coding sequence ATGCAATCGTTACCAACTGGGGGTGAATCCACAGCCGTACTGCTGATTGCGCATGGCAGTCGCCGGCCTGAGGCCAATGCCGACTTATTGCAGATTGCCGAAGGATTGCGGGTGGCTGGTCATGCAGGGCCGATTGCCTGTGGTTATCTGGAATTGGCGGAGCCCGATATTCCCACAGCGGCGAGAAGCTGCCTTGTGCCTGGCATTAATAGGCTACTGATGCTGCCTTACTTTCTCTCGGCGGGAGTGCATGTGAGTGCTGATCTGGAAGAGTTTCGCCAGCAGTTAAGCGAAGAATTTCCCCAGGTCGAGTTTGTGCTGTGCCCGCATCTGGGGTTGCATCCGTTGATGATTCAAATTGTGCAGGATCGCCTTTCGGAAGGTCTGGCACGCGTCTGA
- the gspG gene encoding type II secretion system major pseudopilin GspG has translation MISHPLSTVRRSAGRLVRKGFTLIEVLLVLAILGVIAAMVVPQLLGRQKEAMVKATKASIKGLEDALQQYALSHDGEYPQGSREEAFSLLIKPGNDAEGRPIAPYLDKVPLDAWGQGFYYENPNSKVPNATKPAIWSTGANKQNEDGSGDDINNWANLAL, from the coding sequence ATGATTTCCCATCCGCTGTCCACTGTGAGACGATCAGCCGGTCGCCTGGTGCGAAAAGGCTTTACGCTGATTGAAGTTCTGCTGGTGCTGGCCATTCTGGGTGTGATTGCTGCGATGGTTGTCCCCCAGTTGCTTGGGCGCCAGAAGGAAGCAATGGTCAAAGCGACCAAGGCGAGTATCAAAGGGTTGGAAGATGCTCTGCAGCAGTATGCTCTCAGCCACGATGGTGAGTATCCACAGGGATCTCGCGAAGAGGCTTTCTCGCTGCTGATCAAGCCAGGCAACGATGCCGAGGGTCGACCGATTGCACCTTATCTGGATAAGGTGCCGCTGGATGCCTGGGGCCAGGGCTTTTATTACGAGAACCCCAATTCGAAGGTTCCCAACGCGACCAAGCCCGCGATCTGGTCAACGGGAGCCAACAAGCAGAACGAAGACGGCAGCGGTGACGACATCAACAACTGGGCGAATCTGGCTCTGTAA
- a CDS encoding ParB/RepB/Spo0J family partition protein: MDDQLTPEPSRRRLGRGLNALLGSGHHHENEPVSTVGDHSEVHIDLLERNPFQARKDFDSQAINELADSIRQHGVLQPIIVRQIGDMYQVIAGERRLIAARKAGCETVPCRVLELSDQQVFEVSLEENLKRQDLNVLEKAQSFQDYLNQFQCSIEELSRRLSMDRSTVSNFIRLLELAVPVQDMVRQSQLTGGHARAMLSLSQDQQVTLAQRIVSEGLSVRKTEEAVRGLQAEGTVEDGATVPFQQSGNEAGSGSQQGLSNHVLMLQEQLQGMLGAKVAIKLKGKAKDKGSIVIEFTSNDDFERILGSLQRIAA; this comes from the coding sequence ATGGATGATCAACTGACCCCCGAACCTTCACGTCGTCGTCTTGGCCGTGGACTCAATGCACTGCTCGGGAGTGGGCATCATCACGAGAATGAGCCTGTCTCGACCGTCGGAGATCACTCAGAAGTTCATATCGATCTTCTCGAGCGGAACCCGTTCCAGGCACGAAAAGACTTCGATTCACAGGCCATTAACGAACTGGCCGACAGTATTCGTCAGCACGGCGTTCTGCAGCCAATCATTGTTCGCCAGATTGGCGACATGTATCAGGTGATTGCCGGTGAGCGTCGCCTGATTGCGGCTCGCAAAGCCGGTTGCGAAACAGTTCCCTGCCGGGTCCTGGAACTTTCCGATCAGCAGGTCTTCGAAGTTTCCCTCGAAGAAAACCTCAAACGGCAAGATCTCAATGTGCTCGAAAAGGCACAATCATTCCAGGATTATCTCAATCAGTTCCAGTGCTCCATCGAAGAGCTTTCGCGACGATTGAGCATGGATCGCTCGACAGTCAGCAACTTTATCCGCTTGCTCGAACTGGCAGTCCCGGTTCAGGATATGGTCAGGCAAAGCCAGCTTACTGGTGGCCACGCCCGCGCCATGCTCAGCCTCTCTCAGGATCAGCAGGTCACACTTGCTCAGCGCATCGTGAGCGAAGGGCTTTCTGTCCGCAAGACAGAAGAAGCCGTACGCGGACTGCAGGCCGAAGGTACCGTCGAAGATGGCGCCACTGTTCCCTTCCAGCAGTCTGGTAACGAGGCCGGTTCGGGAAGTCAGCAAGGTCTTTCAAATCATGTGCTGATGCTGCAGGAACAGCTTCAGGGCATGCTGGGTGCCAAGGTCGCCATTAAGCTTAAAGGCAAAGCCAAAGACAAAGGGAGCATTGTCATCGAGTTCACCTCGAACGATGACTTCGAGCGCATTCTGGGCTCACTCCAGAGAATTGCCGCTTAA
- the pyrF gene encoding orotidine-5'-phosphate decarboxylase codes for MASFVSRLHQAIRTKKTAALVGLDPRWEQLPVRIRRAAEEMYDDPAAAKAAAFEEFCVRLIDVVAPLVPAIKPQAAFFEELGPDGSVALARVIRYGRAQGLIVICDAKRGDIGSTAEAYARAYLAGEDPQAAPYAADALTVNPYLGEDTLQPFVELCQKREAGIYVLVRTSNPGAATFQNHQNSEGQTLYEQVSETVEKLALQAGFDGNYGSIGAVVGATYPRELKDLREKMPHVPLLIPGYGAQGGNAADVAAAFDSAGLGAIVNSSRAINFAFRSPAYAESFGEKQWEAAAEAATRAMICDLAANTPAGQLMLDSKEA; via the coding sequence ATGGCCTCGTTTGTCTCACGTCTGCATCAGGCGATCCGCACGAAAAAAACCGCAGCACTGGTAGGGCTTGACCCGCGCTGGGAGCAGTTGCCAGTCCGAATCCGTCGTGCTGCGGAGGAAATGTATGATGACCCGGCAGCGGCTAAAGCGGCAGCTTTTGAAGAGTTCTGTGTGCGGCTGATTGATGTTGTGGCCCCACTGGTGCCAGCCATTAAGCCACAGGCGGCTTTTTTTGAAGAACTGGGGCCCGATGGTTCGGTGGCACTGGCCCGCGTGATTCGATATGGGCGAGCCCAGGGCTTGATTGTGATCTGCGATGCCAAGCGAGGGGATATCGGCTCGACAGCCGAGGCTTATGCCCGGGCTTATCTGGCTGGCGAAGACCCACAGGCAGCGCCCTATGCGGCTGATGCACTCACGGTGAATCCTTATCTGGGGGAAGACACACTCCAGCCCTTTGTCGAACTGTGCCAGAAGCGAGAGGCTGGGATCTATGTTCTGGTGAGAACCAGTAATCCCGGGGCAGCCACGTTTCAGAACCATCAAAACAGTGAAGGTCAAACGCTTTACGAACAAGTCTCTGAGACAGTCGAGAAACTGGCTCTACAGGCGGGGTTTGATGGCAATTATGGTTCGATTGGCGCTGTGGTGGGGGCGACTTATCCCCGTGAACTAAAGGATTTGCGAGAGAAAATGCCTCATGTCCCACTTTTGATTCCCGGGTACGGGGCACAGGGTGGGAATGCTGCGGATGTGGCAGCGGCCTTTGATTCGGCAGGGTTGGGGGCGATTGTGAACAGCTCGCGGGCGATTAATTTTGCCTTTCGCAGTCCCGCTTATGCAGAAAGTTTTGGCGAGAAACAATGGGAAGCAGCTGCCGAAGCGGCCACCCGGGCTATGATTTGTGATCTGGCGGCCAATACTCCTGCTGGTCAGTTAATGCTCGATTCGAAAGAGGCTTAG
- a CDS encoding helix-turn-helix domain-containing protein has product MNLVELAQRIKNHRIDQRLTLDQVASRTGLTRSWWSKVENFRITPSLQSLGQIAAALGVSVSDLVEGLDRKPQMAVIRKSERKVVERNPETSDILYESLAHVRPDRAMDPFLLTVPAGGQRKDALGHEGEEFLLVLSGKVQLEYNNEMLELEEGDSLYFDATTPHRLVNPFSTDTRVLCVFYSGRQASE; this is encoded by the coding sequence ATGAATCTTGTTGAACTTGCACAGCGAATCAAAAATCATCGGATTGACCAGCGTCTGACGCTGGATCAGGTTGCGTCACGCACAGGGTTAACGCGCAGCTGGTGGTCGAAGGTGGAGAACTTTCGGATTACACCGTCTTTGCAGTCGCTGGGCCAGATTGCGGCAGCACTCGGAGTGAGTGTCTCCGATCTGGTCGAAGGGCTGGATCGCAAGCCACAGATGGCGGTCATCCGGAAATCTGAACGTAAAGTCGTGGAGCGGAACCCCGAGACGTCAGATATTCTTTACGAGTCTCTGGCACATGTGCGCCCCGATCGAGCCATGGATCCTTTTCTGCTGACCGTGCCTGCCGGTGGCCAGCGGAAAGATGCCTTGGGCCATGAGGGGGAAGAGTTTCTGCTGGTGCTCTCCGGTAAAGTGCAGCTCGAATACAACAATGAGATGCTGGAACTGGAAGAAGGCGACAGCCTTTACTTCGATGCCACCACGCCCCATCGGCTGGTCAATCCCTTTTCGACCGATACGCGGGTGCTGTGCGTTTTTTACAGCGGACGCCAGGCCTCAGAGTGA